Proteins from a single region of Phycisphaerae bacterium:
- a CDS encoding DNA-directed RNA polymerase subunit alpha C-terminal domain-containing protein, with translation METILDFSSLLSHPTFDEEQYRALKEAAFSDDESVERFASAVRQLAERASGEGDALKLGMCYLLLGNTTAAHEWLEKARPGAQRDYYLGQVLRDSKRLEPAMAAFQSAAQAGWDRLECECQRAECLIAMGDLSAAAESLQRQAGAGERSAQWHYTKGRLQAEQGDIDAAIASYEKAISLNPDHVYSLFHLAYLLDLHGSDDRAMELYQRCTELPYIHSHALINLAVIHEDRCEYDKAAECLQGVLDVNPNHARAQLYMKDVMAAEDMYIDEQQMKLQEKHDAVLDIPVTDFELSVRSRNCLKKMNINTLGDLLRTTEAELLAYKNFGDTSLREIKAMLLQKGLSLGQNAPEKAEPVEVAPEAAAPEGGDPEVYSKSVATMELSVRSRKCLQRLGINTIGELVSRSEQELLASRNFGATSLKEIKDRLVEMGVSLKNS, from the coding sequence ATGGAGACGATTCTCGATTTCAGCAGTTTGTTGTCCCATCCGACCTTTGACGAAGAACAATATCGCGCGCTGAAGGAGGCGGCGTTTTCCGACGACGAGTCCGTTGAGCGGTTTGCCAGCGCGGTCCGCCAGCTTGCCGAGCGGGCGTCGGGCGAAGGTGACGCGCTCAAGCTGGGGATGTGTTACCTGCTCCTGGGGAACACGACGGCGGCGCACGAATGGCTGGAGAAGGCGCGACCCGGGGCGCAGCGCGATTATTACCTCGGCCAGGTGCTGCGCGACTCCAAGCGCCTGGAGCCGGCGATGGCGGCGTTCCAGTCGGCGGCCCAGGCCGGGTGGGATCGCCTGGAGTGCGAATGTCAGCGGGCCGAATGTCTGATCGCCATGGGCGACCTTTCGGCGGCGGCCGAGTCTCTGCAACGGCAGGCAGGAGCGGGCGAGCGCTCGGCGCAATGGCACTACACGAAAGGCCGGTTGCAAGCGGAACAGGGAGACATCGACGCGGCGATTGCCTCCTATGAAAAAGCGATCAGCCTCAACCCCGATCATGTGTATAGCCTGTTTCATCTGGCGTACCTGCTGGATTTGCACGGGAGCGACGATCGGGCGATGGAGCTTTACCAGCGGTGCACGGAATTGCCCTACATCCACAGCCACGCCCTCATCAATCTCGCGGTGATTCATGAAGACCGGTGCGAATACGACAAGGCGGCGGAGTGCCTGCAGGGCGTGCTGGACGTGAATCCGAATCACGCCCGGGCGCAGCTCTATATGAAGGATGTCATGGCGGCCGAGGACATGTACATCGACGAGCAGCAGATGAAGCTGCAGGAGAAGCACGACGCGGTCCTCGACATTCCGGTGACGGATTTTGAGCTTTCGGTGCGCAGCCGTAACTGCCTGAAGAAAATGAACATCAACACGCTGGGTGATTTGTTGCGCACGACGGAGGCGGAGCTGCTGGCGTATAAGAACTTCGGCGATACTTCTCTTCGCGAGATCAAGGCGATGTTGCTGCAAAAGGGCCTGTCGCTGGGGCAAAACGCCCCCGAGAAGGCCGAGCCGGTCGAGGTTGCGCCGGAGGCGGCGGCGCCCGAGGGCGGCGATCCCGAGGTATATTCCAAGTCGGTGGCGACAATGGAGCTTTCGGTTCGGTCGCGAAAGTGCCTGCAGCGGTTGGGCATCAACACGATCGGCGAGCTGGTGTCGCGATCGGAGCAGGAGCTGCTGGCGTCCCGGAACTTTGGCGCGACTTCGCTGAAGGAAATCAAGGACCGCCTGGTGGAGATGGGGGTCTCGCTCAAGAATTCATAG
- a CDS encoding DciA family protein produces MRTGADRRAILRSHRLDTAPRALQELFWRRYNQTSWRTRPPASLQDLLDTVAKDSRLQPAGPLDEIRVAWQRLVPSEFRESASVEGLSSGRLRVVADSAATRYVLGRQWGQALIDALNTAVGSEVIKRIDFRLGQQAKESASTQPPRSKIGRGGRGTRNKRP; encoded by the coding sequence ATGAGAACCGGCGCCGACCGCCGCGCAATCCTGCGTTCCCATCGCCTGGATACGGCCCCGCGGGCGCTACAAGAATTGTTCTGGCGGCGCTATAATCAAACCTCCTGGCGAACCCGCCCGCCGGCGAGCTTGCAGGATCTGCTCGACACGGTCGCGAAAGATTCCCGGTTGCAGCCGGCCGGCCCGCTCGACGAAATCCGGGTCGCTTGGCAACGGCTGGTGCCCTCGGAGTTCCGGGAGTCCGCTAGCGTCGAGGGGCTCTCCTCGGGTCGTCTCCGCGTCGTGGCCGATAGCGCGGCGACTCGTTACGTCCTCGGTCGCCAGTGGGGACAGGCCCTGATCGACGCCTTGAATACGGCAGTCGGCTCCGAAGTCATCAAGCGAATCGACTTTCGCTTGGGACAGCAGGCGAAGGAAAGCGCAAGCACTCAACCGCCCCGGTCGAAGATCGGCCGCGGCGGACGCGGAACAAGAAATAAACGCCCATGA
- the dnaA gene encoding chromosomal replication initiator protein DnaA, protein MDRISETVWADILGFVRAHHPAISRGWFSQLRPGHLVGGELQVLAENSAQLCYLEEHCLHPFVEAAQAATGRLVSVRFEGSGDSPVAPPDHAQGPSYGMEPGVPPVRLNGDYVFENFVVGPCNQLAHATCSAVSQSPGTVYNPLFIHGSAGLGKTHLLQAVCHRILDHSPAVRIVYLSCEMFVNHFVEAVEKGAMGSFRYRYRHADLLLIDDLQFLTGKDRTQEEFFHTFNTLYQLHKQIVLSADCSPADIPQLEERLISRFKWGLVARIDSPCFETRLAILRKKLGLRGWQLPDDVINHLATTIKSNARELEGALNRLHSHAMVENRPVDLAFAQRVLGGDRPLQQRAIRIQDIMNVVTDRFAVKLTDLQSRKRSRSIVLPRQVCMYFARQLTPHSLGEIGGFFGGRDHTTVIHANRLVARRRQKDSAFRTRLEEIEMALQGT, encoded by the coding sequence ATGGACCGCATCAGCGAGACTGTCTGGGCCGACATCCTCGGGTTTGTCCGCGCCCATCATCCCGCCATCTCGCGCGGCTGGTTCAGTCAACTTCGTCCCGGTCATCTCGTCGGCGGCGAACTTCAGGTTCTTGCCGAAAACAGCGCTCAATTGTGCTACCTGGAGGAACATTGCCTCCACCCGTTTGTCGAGGCCGCCCAGGCCGCGACGGGCCGACTGGTCTCCGTCCGATTTGAAGGATCTGGCGACTCGCCGGTGGCCCCGCCCGATCACGCCCAGGGTCCCTCCTATGGTATGGAGCCGGGCGTGCCGCCCGTCCGCCTGAACGGCGACTACGTCTTCGAGAATTTCGTCGTCGGCCCCTGCAACCAACTGGCTCATGCCACCTGCTCCGCCGTCAGCCAGTCCCCCGGCACCGTCTATAACCCTCTCTTCATCCACGGCAGCGCGGGCCTGGGCAAGACGCACCTCTTACAGGCCGTCTGCCACCGAATCCTCGACCACTCGCCGGCAGTACGAATCGTCTACCTCTCGTGTGAGATGTTCGTCAACCATTTTGTCGAGGCGGTGGAGAAAGGCGCCATGGGCAGCTTCCGCTACCGCTACCGCCACGCCGACCTCCTGCTCATCGACGATCTGCAATTCCTGACCGGCAAGGATCGTACGCAGGAGGAATTCTTTCATACCTTCAACACCCTCTACCAACTTCACAAGCAGATCGTCCTCTCGGCCGACTGCTCCCCGGCGGACATTCCACAACTCGAAGAGCGCCTCATCAGTCGCTTCAAATGGGGACTCGTCGCCCGAATCGACTCCCCTTGTTTCGAAACCCGCTTGGCCATCCTCCGCAAAAAGCTCGGCCTCCGCGGTTGGCAGCTTCCCGACGATGTTATCAACCACCTCGCCACGACCATCAAATCCAATGCCCGCGAGTTGGAAGGAGCGCTGAACCGCCTCCACAGCCATGCCATGGTCGAAAATCGGCCCGTCGATCTGGCCTTTGCCCAGCGCGTGCTGGGGGGGGATCGCCCGCTCCAGCAGCGTGCAATCCGCATTCAGGACATCATGAACGTCGTCACCGATCGGTTTGCAGTCAAACTAACGGACCTGCAGAGTCGAAAACGAAGCCGATCGATCGTCCTGCCGCGGCAGGTGTGCATGTACTTCGCCCGCCAACTCACGCCGCACAGCTTGGGCGAGATCGGCGGGTTCTTCGGCGGACGCGACCATACCACCGTCATCCATGCCAATCGACTCGTCGCCCGTCGCCGCCAAAAAGATTCGGCCTTCCGCACCAGATTGGAAGAAATCGAAATGGCCCTGCAGGGAACGTGA
- the dnaN gene encoding DNA polymerase III subunit beta, whose protein sequence is MKFVCDRLALLDALSATSAITSARTPKPILQCVRLTAEKDQLTLSAYDQEVGLRYRVRQVDVTKPGDTLVGGDRLFNIVRESADETLSFDTAQDVLNIRGSDSHFQIVGQNVREFPPIPDMEGDPNFTIKIGPLRAAVDQTLFAAARENTRYAINGVLWEKQDKKLNLVATDGRRLAMSSASLEKSVGDDAHAIVPTKALNLLSKLHFSADESLDIRLSSNQIVLRSERATISSVLVEGHFPKYQDVIPRDQDKKIPLDTGEFLSAVKRAALLASVESKGIRIALSSEGMVLSSRAPEQGEATVRLKAEYAGPDLVIGFNPEFLIDALRICGENITLELKDGAKPGVIKSGPSFQYVVMPVNLS, encoded by the coding sequence GTGAAATTCGTCTGTGATCGACTCGCCCTTTTGGACGCCCTCTCGGCCACCTCGGCCATCACGTCCGCGCGAACACCCAAGCCGATACTCCAGTGCGTCCGCCTCACCGCGGAAAAGGACCAGTTGACCCTCTCCGCCTACGACCAGGAGGTCGGCCTTCGTTACCGCGTGCGTCAGGTGGACGTCACCAAGCCCGGCGACACCCTCGTCGGCGGCGACCGGCTTTTTAACATTGTCCGCGAATCAGCCGACGAAACCCTCTCGTTCGACACGGCCCAGGACGTACTCAATATCCGCGGCTCGGACAGCCACTTCCAGATCGTCGGCCAGAACGTCCGCGAGTTCCCCCCGATACCCGACATGGAAGGCGACCCCAATTTCACAATCAAGATCGGACCCCTCCGGGCCGCCGTCGATCAAACGCTCTTCGCCGCCGCCCGCGAAAATACCCGCTATGCCATCAATGGCGTCTTGTGGGAAAAACAGGACAAGAAGCTCAACTTGGTCGCGACCGACGGCCGGCGCCTGGCCATGTCCAGTGCCTCCCTCGAAAAATCCGTCGGTGACGACGCCCATGCCATCGTGCCGACCAAGGCCCTGAACCTCCTCAGCAAGCTCCACTTTTCCGCCGACGAATCCCTCGACATCCGGCTCTCCTCCAACCAGATCGTCCTCCGTTCAGAACGCGCCACCATCAGCAGCGTCCTCGTCGAGGGCCACTTTCCCAAGTACCAGGATGTCATCCCCCGCGACCAGGACAAGAAAATCCCCCTCGATACCGGTGAATTCCTCAGCGCCGTAAAACGGGCCGCTCTCCTGGCCAGCGTCGAATCCAAGGGCATCCGCATCGCCCTCAGTTCCGAGGGCATGGTCCTTTCTAGCCGTGCCCCTGAACAGGGCGAAGCGACGGTCCGGCTCAAGGCCGAGTACGCCGGCCCCGATCTGGTCATCGGTTTCAACCCCGAATTCCTCATCGACGCCCTCCGCATCTGCGGCGAAAATATCACCCTTGAGCTGAAAGACGGCGCCAAGCCCGGCGTCATTAAAAGCGGGCCCAGCTTTCAATATGTTGTAATGCCCGTAAACCTGTCGTAA
- the gyrB gene encoding DNA topoisomerase (ATP-hydrolyzing) subunit B — MSQTTVNPDAAATLEPPRPAPPSPQAYDADSIRVLEGMEAVRKRPSMYIGDTGLHGLHHLVWEVVDNSVDESLAGYCRNILIKINADGSCTVTDDGRGIPVEPKSLPENPQLDGKSSLEIVLTVLHAGGKFDRDSYAVSGGLHGVGVSVVNALSEYLVVEVQRGGKVYTMRFERGKAVKEIEVIGETTRTGTRVEFKPDPEIFADTNFRTETLLTRLRELAYLNEGLKVQFVDERIGKQEEFCYTDGLRAFVDHMNEGKEGLHKVKVLSSRDEAAGLGCKIAFQFNNSYNENILAFANNIKNRDGGTHLSGFQTGLTRTLNAYAKKNNLVKGDLTLKGEDWREGLTAVVSVQVREPDFQGQTKDRLMNLDVESFVQQVVNEQLGNWLEESPGDAKRVINKGIQAAAAREAARKAREATRKSALSSGNLPGKLWDCRSKNPDESELFLVEGDSAGGSAKQGRDSLAQAILPLKGKILNVEKARADKILAHEEIKTIIGALGCGVPGTEDFDPTKCRYGKIIIMTDADVDGSHIRTLLLTFFFRNMSELIKQGYMYIAQPPLYLLKRGKKAEFVLNDTILDGKLTDWGLDNTRLAIRESGPDGRHNGKERSLTGDDLRELVRVLDDMQYIDRVLRRRGIDFEAFIKTHHKSSGPPLPQIRAVLGAEEHYFADDDAFNRFRRETQERLGALEVLEGGMSIPTTPSAEGQVTQLVRYELPECRRLDKCLRWLEDHQLVLADYFAKREELVTGELSPAKYVLMPEGHDPAELSNLASVAEGVRKLGQQGATIKRFKGLGEMNPEELWETTLDPTKRQLLKVVITEEVEDREQLEVDWRAADRIFSILMGDDVEIRRGFIETNAIHVKDLDI; from the coding sequence ATGAGTCAAACCACCGTCAACCCCGACGCCGCCGCGACGCTGGAACCCCCGCGCCCGGCCCCGCCCTCGCCCCAGGCCTACGATGCCGACAGCATTCGCGTCCTCGAAGGCATGGAAGCCGTCCGCAAACGCCCTTCCATGTACATCGGGGACACCGGTCTCCACGGCCTGCACCACCTGGTATGGGAGGTCGTCGATAACTCCGTCGATGAATCCCTCGCCGGCTACTGCCGCAACATCCTCATCAAGATTAACGCCGACGGCAGTTGCACCGTCACCGACGATGGCCGCGGCATCCCCGTCGAGCCCAAGAGTCTTCCCGAAAACCCCCAACTCGACGGCAAGAGTTCCCTCGAAATCGTCCTCACCGTCCTTCACGCCGGCGGAAAGTTCGATCGCGACTCCTACGCCGTCAGCGGCGGCCTCCACGGCGTCGGCGTCAGCGTCGTCAACGCCCTCTCCGAGTACCTCGTCGTCGAGGTCCAGCGCGGCGGCAAGGTCTACACCATGCGCTTCGAGCGCGGCAAGGCCGTCAAGGAGATCGAGGTTATCGGTGAAACCACGCGCACCGGAACGCGCGTCGAATTCAAGCCCGACCCGGAGATCTTCGCCGACACCAATTTCCGCACCGAGACTCTGCTGACGCGCCTTCGCGAACTCGCCTATCTCAACGAGGGCCTCAAGGTCCAGTTCGTCGACGAGCGGATCGGCAAGCAGGAAGAGTTCTGCTACACCGACGGTCTCCGCGCCTTCGTCGACCACATGAACGAAGGCAAGGAGGGCCTGCACAAGGTCAAGGTACTCAGCAGCCGCGACGAAGCCGCCGGTCTGGGCTGCAAGATCGCCTTCCAGTTCAACAACAGCTACAACGAAAACATCCTCGCCTTCGCCAACAACATCAAAAACCGCGACGGCGGAACGCATCTCTCCGGCTTCCAGACCGGCCTCACGCGCACCCTCAACGCCTACGCCAAGAAAAACAACCTGGTGAAGGGCGACCTCACGCTCAAGGGCGAAGACTGGCGCGAGGGCCTCACCGCCGTCGTCTCCGTCCAGGTCCGCGAGCCTGACTTCCAGGGCCAGACCAAAGACCGGCTCATGAACCTGGACGTCGAGTCCTTCGTCCAGCAGGTCGTCAACGAACAACTCGGCAACTGGTTGGAGGAAAGCCCCGGCGACGCCAAGCGCGTCATCAACAAAGGCATCCAGGCCGCCGCCGCCCGCGAGGCCGCCCGCAAGGCCCGCGAAGCCACACGAAAGAGCGCGCTCTCCAGCGGCAACCTCCCCGGCAAACTCTGGGACTGCCGCAGCAAGAATCCCGACGAATCCGAACTCTTCCTCGTCGAGGGCGATTCCGCCGGCGGCTCCGCCAAGCAGGGCCGCGACTCCCTCGCCCAGGCGATCCTGCCCCTCAAGGGTAAAATCCTTAACGTCGAAAAGGCCCGCGCCGACAAGATCCTGGCGCACGAAGAAATCAAAACCATCATCGGCGCCCTCGGCTGCGGCGTACCCGGCACGGAGGATTTCGACCCGACGAAGTGCCGCTACGGCAAGATCATCATCATGACCGACGCCGATGTGGACGGCAGCCACATCCGCACGCTCTTGCTCACCTTTTTCTTCCGCAACATGTCCGAGCTGATCAAGCAGGGCTATATGTACATTGCCCAGCCCCCGCTTTATTTACTCAAGCGCGGCAAGAAGGCCGAATTCGTCCTCAACGACACCATCCTCGACGGCAAGCTGACCGATTGGGGCCTCGATAACACCCGCCTGGCCATCCGCGAATCCGGCCCGGACGGTCGCCACAACGGAAAGGAACGCTCCCTCACCGGCGACGACCTCCGCGAACTCGTCCGCGTCCTCGACGACATGCAATACATCGATCGCGTCCTGCGCCGCCGCGGCATCGATTTCGAAGCCTTCATCAAGACTCACCACAAATCCAGTGGCCCGCCATTGCCGCAAATCCGTGCAGTCCTCGGCGCCGAGGAGCACTATTTCGCGGACGACGACGCGTTCAACCGCTTCCGCCGCGAAACGCAGGAGCGCCTCGGCGCATTGGAGGTCCTCGAAGGCGGCATGAGCATCCCCACGACCCCCTCCGCCGAAGGTCAGGTTACCCAGCTCGTCCGCTACGAACTGCCCGAATGCCGCCGCCTCGACAAGTGCCTCCGCTGGCTGGAGGACCACCAGCTCGTCCTCGCCGACTACTTCGCCAAACGCGAGGAACTCGTCACCGGCGAACTCTCCCCCGCCAAGTATGTCCTCATGCCCGAGGGTCACGACCCCGCCGAACTCAGCAACCTCGCCTCCGTCGCCGAAGGCGTCCGTAAGCTCGGCCAGCAGGGCGCCACCATCAAGCGCTTCAAAGGCCTCGGCGAAATGAATCCCGAGGAACTCTGGGAAACCACCCTCGACCCCACCAAGCGCCAGCTCCTGAAGGTCGTCATCACCGAAGAAGTCGAAGACCGCGAGCAACTGGAAGTCGACTGGCGCGCCGCCGACCGCATCTTCTCCATCCTCATGGGCGACGACGTAGAAATCCGCCGCGGCTTCATCGAGACGAACGCCATCCACGTCAAAGACCTGGATATCTGA
- a CDS encoding SpoIID/LytB domain-containing protein encodes MLSNIGKSKSVLALARWLRRRGPVVSLALALATITLFFVGCLSFTESMGWRPLRPEEAPPETVVERQIRVRLLDRKARSTAQLAITSPYKITETKSGRELAGPQERLSRAEVRTVPGTGIQIGALTLASGDILIHPARDASIILEDKTYRGLLRIQRTGEGLVFTNHVDIEAYLRGVLRGELPRSFHPEAFRAQAVAARTYALYMRGQTPAGRSFDVTDDESSQVYDGVQAEEAGAVAAVSATSGEVCVWGGGGTDAMFCTYYSSCCGGLSQHVNNVKPRDPDVPPLAGGVACDDCQSARHYRWGPVTISKAEATKRLLARYPTLSKLGLITNVRPKELTKDGRIIRIELIGSGGQKETLMGEDFRLSMGGRIVKSTKCTIVAQGGNFIFKDGRGFGHGMGLCQYGMETKARRGMDHRQILATYYPGATIKKIY; translated from the coding sequence GTGCTGTCAAACATCGGAAAGAGCAAATCCGTTCTGGCGCTCGCCCGATGGCTGCGGCGGCGGGGGCCGGTGGTCAGCCTCGCCCTGGCCCTGGCGACGATCACACTTTTTTTTGTCGGCTGCCTGAGCTTTACCGAATCCATGGGCTGGCGACCGCTGCGCCCGGAAGAGGCGCCGCCGGAGACGGTCGTCGAGCGGCAGATTCGCGTTCGGCTGTTGGACCGCAAGGCGCGATCGACGGCGCAGTTGGCCATCACCTCTCCGTACAAGATCACGGAAACAAAAAGCGGGCGGGAACTGGCCGGTCCGCAGGAGCGGTTGAGCCGGGCGGAGGTTCGCACGGTTCCCGGAACCGGGATTCAGATCGGCGCGCTGACCCTGGCCAGCGGCGACATCCTGATCCATCCGGCGCGCGACGCGAGCATCATCCTGGAAGACAAGACCTATCGCGGGCTGCTGCGGATTCAACGGACCGGCGAGGGACTCGTCTTTACCAATCATGTGGATATTGAGGCGTATCTCCGGGGCGTATTGCGCGGGGAGCTTCCGCGATCTTTTCATCCCGAGGCATTCCGGGCGCAGGCGGTGGCGGCACGCACGTATGCGCTGTACATGCGGGGGCAGACGCCGGCCGGCCGGTCGTTTGATGTGACCGACGACGAAAGCAGCCAGGTGTACGACGGCGTTCAGGCGGAGGAAGCGGGGGCGGTGGCGGCGGTGTCGGCGACCAGCGGGGAGGTTTGTGTCTGGGGCGGCGGCGGAACGGACGCGATGTTCTGCACGTATTACTCTTCGTGCTGTGGGGGACTTTCGCAGCACGTCAACAACGTTAAGCCGCGCGATCCCGATGTGCCGCCATTGGCCGGGGGAGTGGCGTGCGATGACTGCCAATCGGCGCGGCATTATCGCTGGGGGCCCGTGACGATTTCCAAGGCGGAGGCGACGAAGCGGCTGCTGGCCCGCTATCCGACCCTCAGCAAATTGGGCCTTATCACGAATGTTCGCCCGAAGGAACTGACGAAAGATGGCCGAATCATTCGGATCGAGCTGATCGGCTCCGGCGGGCAAAAAGAGACGCTGATGGGCGAGGATTTTCGGCTTTCCATGGGCGGGCGGATCGTGAAGTCGACGAAGTGCACGATTGTGGCACAGGGCGGAAACTTCATTTTCAAGGATGGCCGCGGGTTCGGGCACGGAATGGGCCTGTGCCAGTACGGGATGGAGACGAAGGCGCGGCGGGGGATGGACCACCGGCAGATCCTGGCGACCTACTATCCCGGGGCCACGATCAAGAAGATATACTGA
- a CDS encoding glycoside hydrolase domain-containing protein, which translates to MIRLVGAVNETVGVECVLSAIGRPPASVGIGVEDFVGATATIERSAVRMYRHYPVTIERFPRWYVRTLGPSEGREFPDALVPLGNMESGAADTLVVAAGTNLPVYIEVRIPKDARPETYHSAIVLRTGENETCRAPIELVVRDVFLSPEDALPVVAGVQLGPILEAQTGLDPRNIGAALDNDGARGVMREAFELLHEHGLSPYTNDVRPRALPTGEGGAMDWESYDRFCGPLIDGTAYGDGRAAHAWPLPVDVHQPDPAQYEGLASPSYRAALRAQLAEVHRHFKSAGWLEKSYLDFDYPPSVNPSAEEYERFRGLASPAKGLDPRPVILSRLIPQPMGAFGWFDYRHEELDEVVGIWATPARYEHAATLASLRSNGKRTWMLPDRPPYSGSLGVEAPPVHARSLAWQAFLRGHEAILLPKTTDWPATILGEPIADSETATDTWLIYPGKHFGVDGFVPSVRLKQLQIGLQEYQYLRLLEENGRAETARLLAASLIQASGTDAYGDHYQDGVTGRRVDDPEVWEQARALLTQETALALAEEREDAVDSSLNLMGWARFLGATRRLEARVESARVSVDPRTRQPKYLVTFDVAIRSSLRTSIEGELSFGGLPAGARAIKVPARVGPVQEWGMVKRAIAYETTELPPRDLDGHFRQTIVFDAGASGRVQVEGVVSVVAPVKAARPILMDGRLDDWGPGESNVAGDFRLVDDQAPRPRAERQTVAYFCYAGDYLYVGVRAAVPPGATASAGMMRRNIVEYEDLTPVGEDLVEILLDPTGAGTLSDDLYHIVIKSTGDLVVERGVGVTPPIGRTEPWAGKRPDYAVSISDDGWTAEIAIPISSLGPQAARSRVWGINLARMEPQRGEYSDWARAPRHCYDARSLGNLIWPE; encoded by the coding sequence GCCTCCGGCGAGCGTGGGGATTGGGGTGGAGGATTTTGTCGGCGCGACGGCGACGATCGAGCGATCTGCGGTACGGATGTACCGGCACTATCCGGTCACGATTGAGCGCTTCCCGCGGTGGTATGTGCGGACACTGGGGCCGAGCGAGGGGCGGGAATTTCCAGACGCACTGGTGCCACTGGGAAATATGGAGAGCGGGGCGGCGGATACGCTGGTCGTCGCGGCGGGGACCAACCTGCCCGTTTACATCGAGGTGCGCATTCCCAAGGACGCGCGACCGGAGACGTATCATTCGGCCATTGTGCTGCGGACCGGAGAGAATGAAACGTGTCGAGCGCCGATTGAGCTGGTGGTGAGGGACGTTTTTTTGTCACCGGAGGACGCGTTGCCTGTTGTGGCGGGTGTGCAGCTCGGGCCGATCCTCGAGGCGCAGACGGGGCTCGATCCGCGCAACATCGGGGCGGCACTGGACAACGACGGGGCGCGGGGGGTGATGCGGGAAGCGTTCGAGCTTCTGCACGAGCACGGGCTGTCGCCCTACACGAACGACGTTCGGCCGAGGGCGCTGCCGACCGGCGAGGGCGGCGCGATGGACTGGGAATCGTACGATCGTTTCTGCGGGCCGCTGATCGACGGGACGGCGTATGGCGACGGGCGGGCGGCGCATGCGTGGCCGCTTCCGGTTGACGTACATCAGCCGGATCCGGCGCAGTACGAGGGCCTCGCTTCGCCGAGCTATCGGGCGGCGCTGCGGGCGCAACTCGCGGAGGTGCATCGCCATTTCAAATCCGCGGGGTGGCTGGAAAAGAGCTATCTCGATTTTGATTATCCGCCGTCGGTCAACCCGTCGGCGGAAGAATACGAGCGATTTCGCGGGCTCGCCTCGCCGGCTAAAGGGCTCGATCCTCGACCGGTGATCCTCTCGCGACTGATTCCTCAGCCCATGGGGGCCTTCGGGTGGTTCGACTATCGCCACGAGGAACTCGATGAAGTGGTGGGGATCTGGGCGACGCCGGCGCGTTATGAACATGCGGCGACTTTGGCGTCGCTGCGATCAAACGGAAAGCGAACGTGGATGCTGCCGGATCGACCGCCCTACTCGGGGTCGCTGGGGGTCGAAGCGCCGCCCGTCCACGCGAGAAGTCTTGCGTGGCAGGCGTTCTTGCGGGGGCATGAAGCGATCCTGCTTCCGAAGACGACAGATTGGCCGGCGACGATTCTTGGAGAGCCGATTGCCGATTCTGAAACGGCGACCGATACATGGTTGATTTATCCGGGGAAGCATTTCGGGGTGGATGGATTCGTGCCATCCGTGCGGCTTAAACAATTGCAGATCGGCCTGCAGGAGTATCAATACCTGCGGCTGCTGGAGGAAAACGGGCGGGCGGAGACGGCGCGGCTCCTGGCGGCATCATTGATACAGGCGAGCGGGACGGACGCATACGGCGATCACTATCAGGACGGCGTGACGGGGCGGAGAGTGGACGATCCGGAGGTGTGGGAGCAGGCGCGCGCGCTATTGACCCAGGAGACGGCCCTGGCGCTGGCGGAGGAACGGGAGGACGCTGTAGATTCCTCGCTGAACCTGATGGGATGGGCGCGGTTTCTGGGGGCGACGCGGCGTCTGGAGGCGCGGGTGGAGTCGGCGCGGGTGAGCGTCGATCCGCGTACGCGGCAGCCGAAATATCTTGTGACGTTTGACGTGGCGATTCGCAGCAGCCTGCGGACGAGCATCGAAGGAGAGCTGAGTTTTGGGGGATTGCCCGCGGGGGCGCGGGCGATCAAGGTTCCCGCGCGCGTCGGACCGGTGCAGGAATGGGGAATGGTCAAGCGCGCGATCGCGTACGAGACGACCGAACTGCCGCCGCGCGATCTGGACGGGCATTTCCGCCAGACGATCGTGTTCGATGCCGGGGCATCGGGGCGGGTGCAGGTCGAGGGGGTCGTCTCCGTCGTCGCGCCGGTGAAGGCGGCGCGTCCGATTCTGATGGATGGCCGGCTCGATGATTGGGGGCCGGGGGAGTCGAACGTAGCGGGAGATTTTCGCCTGGTCGACGATCAAGCGCCGCGACCGCGCGCAGAGCGGCAAACGGTCGCGTATTTCTGCTATGCCGGCGATTATCTATACGTCGGCGTTCGCGCTGCCGTGCCTCCCGGGGCGACGGCGAGTGCGGGGATGATGCGGCGGAACATCGTGGAGTACGAGGATTTGACGCCGGTCGGCGAGGATCTGGTGGAGATCCTGTTGGATCCGACGGGCGCGGGAACGCTCAGCGACGATCTGTATCACATCGTCATCAAGTCGACGGGGGACCTTGTTGTCGAGCGCGGCGTCGGGGTGACGCCGCCGATCGGTCGAACGGAGCCGTGGGCGGGCAAGCGACCGGACTATGCGGTGTCGATCAGCGACGACGGCTGGACGGCGGAGATTGCGATCCCGATTTCGTCGTTGGGGCCGCAGGCGGCGCGGAGCCGGGTGTGGGGGATCAACCTGGCGCGGATGGAGCCGCAGCGCGGAGAGTATTCGGATTGGGCGCGTGCGCCGCGGCATTGCTATGACGCGCGGTCGTTGGGGAATCTCATTTGGCCGGAGTAG